GGCGTCGATCCCGCAGGACTTGCCGTCGAGGAGAAGATCGCCCGGCTCCAGAAGGCCCGCCTGGCCCAGTGGGAACAGCTCAAGGACACGGTCTACAAGCGTCGCGGCTGGGACCGCAACGGCATTCCGACGGTGAAGAAGCTCAAGGAGCTGGGCATGGATCTCCCCGAAGTGATCGCCGTCGTCGAGAAGCACGCCCGCCCCGAGGATCAGTGGCAGGACTAGCATGATCACCGTCAACGGCGAAGGGCTGGCCTGGCAGGAAGGATTGACGGTCCGCGACATCATCGGGATCAAGAGGTTCACCTTTCCCCTGCTGGCCGTCTGGATCGACGACAGCCCCGTTCCGCGGGACGCCTTCGACTCGACGGCGGTGCCCGACGGCGCGACGGTTCAGATCATCCACAT
The DNA window shown above is from Aminithiophilus ramosus and carries:
- the thiS gene encoding sulfur carrier protein ThiS, with the translated sequence MITVNGEGLAWQEGLTVRDIIGIKRFTFPLLAVWIDDSPVPRDAFDSTAVPDGATVQIIHMISGG